From one Gracilibacillus salinarum genomic stretch:
- a CDS encoding RecQ family ATP-dependent DNA helicase: MSDQQLEQHLHDYFGYNSFREGQKPIIEAVLNKEHVFAVLPTGTGKSICYQLPAMMLDGTVIVVSPLLSLMEDQVKQIKANGFKKVAALNSMLTYQEKESILKRISSYQLIYLSPEMLQINRIIRAIKKLNIHLFVIDEAHCISQWGHEFRPDYLRITDIHQALGSPPLLALTATATPDVQRDILTILQLKQVRTFIYPMDKANISLVVESVTQLHEKQERIRELVSTYRVPTLVYFSSREETAKVAAYLQSAVKDRNIAFYHGGLDNQDRLLIQQQFMNNQIDIVCCTNAFGMGINKKDIQLVIHYHIPSQIESFIQEIGRAGREGQEVVSLTLFHESDAFIPRRLIESELPTLSLIQQQLEIIYQTEPTVEEVRQSFLLSANGVESQWRFFQYQLERLGLLKHASWQINAISHQDVLDALESTMTARMAYKEQKLSEMLQWIYIDKCRRDTLFRHFQNHVQDPSFMCCSYCDFKWEHWQPEEMTREERVQEWQQLLSDLLYQGEKNEKQSSTTD, encoded by the coding sequence GTGTCTGATCAGCAACTTGAACAGCATTTACACGATTACTTTGGATACAACTCATTTCGAGAAGGACAAAAACCGATTATTGAGGCTGTATTAAACAAGGAACATGTATTTGCTGTTCTGCCCACAGGAACGGGAAAATCAATCTGTTATCAACTGCCTGCCATGATGTTGGATGGTACCGTTATCGTTGTTTCTCCGTTACTTTCATTGATGGAAGATCAAGTAAAACAGATAAAAGCAAATGGGTTTAAAAAAGTTGCAGCCTTAAACAGTATGTTGACGTATCAGGAAAAAGAATCGATCCTGAAAAGAATCAGCAGTTATCAATTAATTTATCTATCACCTGAAATGTTGCAGATTAACCGAATCATCCGTGCCATAAAAAAACTGAACATTCATTTGTTTGTAATTGATGAAGCACATTGTATTTCGCAATGGGGTCATGAATTCCGACCAGATTATTTAAGGATTACAGACATTCACCAAGCATTGGGAAGTCCACCACTACTGGCATTAACGGCTACAGCAACACCAGATGTCCAACGTGACATTCTTACCATTTTACAATTGAAACAAGTGCGTACTTTCATATACCCAATGGATAAAGCAAATATATCATTAGTGGTAGAGTCCGTCACACAATTACATGAAAAACAGGAACGTATACGCGAATTAGTTAGTACGTACCGAGTTCCAACTTTAGTTTATTTCTCCAGCAGAGAAGAAACAGCAAAGGTTGCAGCCTACTTGCAATCAGCCGTTAAAGATCGTAATATCGCTTTTTACCATGGGGGCTTGGATAATCAGGATCGTCTTTTAATTCAGCAACAATTTATGAACAATCAAATCGACATTGTTTGTTGTACAAATGCATTCGGGATGGGGATTAACAAGAAAGATATTCAACTTGTTATTCATTACCATATTCCAAGTCAAATTGAATCTTTTATCCAGGAAATAGGAAGAGCGGGAAGAGAAGGACAGGAAGTGGTAAGTCTTACATTGTTTCATGAAAGTGATGCGTTTATTCCCAGACGATTAATAGAATCAGAACTTCCAACTTTATCATTGATTCAACAGCAACTGGAAATAATTTACCAAACAGAACCGACGGTGGAAGAAGTAAGACAATCTTTCTTGCTGAGTGCAAATGGAGTAGAAAGCCAGTGGCGATTCTTTCAATATCAATTGGAAAGATTAGGATTATTAAAACATGCTTCCTGGCAAATTAATGCTATCTCGCATCAGGATGTATTAGATGCATTAGAAAGTACGATGACAGCAAGAATGGCATACAAAGAACAAAAGTTGTCTGAAATGCTCCAATGGATTTACATTGATAAATGTCGAAGGGATACATTGTTCCGTCATTTCCAAAATCACGTACAAGATCCATCATTTATGTGCTGCAGCTATTGTGATTTCAAATGGGAGCATTGGCAACCTGAAGAGATGACAAGGGAGGAGCGCGTTCAGGAATGGCAGCAACTGTTGAGTGATTTATTATATCAAGGAGAGAAAAATGAAAAACAGTCAAGCACAACTGATTAG
- a CDS encoding YpdA family putative bacillithiol disulfide reductase, whose translation MQQEKAIVIGAGPCGMSAAIELQNIGIDPLLIEKGNIVDAIYQYPTHQTFFSSSEKLEIGDVAFVTEKNKPVRNQALAYYRTVAIRKKLRINSFEEVIAIQHHNDRFEITTSNQYHEKKTYQATYCVIATGYYGQPNYLGIKGEELPKVHHYFKEAHPFYQQNVVVIGGKNSAVDATIELHKAGANVTVLYRGSEYSKSVKPWILPEFASLVNHEKITMEFNAEVEEISDHHITYHVDEEKKQIDNDFVFAMTGYQPNHPFLEKAGISIETDTGKPVYHTSTMETNVENIYIAGVIAAGFDNNGIFIENGRFHGGLIAKSIEEKEKRK comes from the coding sequence ATGCAACAGGAAAAAGCTATTGTTATCGGTGCAGGACCATGCGGCATGTCTGCAGCAATTGAACTGCAAAATATTGGAATAGACCCATTGCTGATTGAAAAAGGCAATATTGTGGATGCAATTTATCAATATCCAACTCATCAAACGTTTTTTAGTTCCAGTGAAAAATTGGAAATTGGCGATGTGGCATTTGTCACCGAAAAAAACAAGCCGGTACGTAATCAGGCCTTGGCATATTACCGTACCGTTGCGATAAGAAAAAAACTGCGAATTAACAGCTTTGAAGAAGTCATCGCAATCCAGCATCACAACGATCGATTTGAAATAACAACTTCGAATCAATATCACGAAAAGAAAACCTATCAGGCAACCTATTGTGTTATTGCAACTGGTTATTATGGGCAACCAAATTACTTAGGTATTAAAGGGGAAGAGCTTCCTAAAGTACACCATTATTTTAAAGAAGCTCACCCATTTTACCAGCAAAATGTTGTCGTGATTGGCGGAAAGAATTCGGCAGTAGATGCAACAATTGAGCTGCACAAAGCAGGTGCGAATGTCACCGTGTTATACCGAGGTAGTGAATATTCCAAAAGTGTTAAGCCATGGATATTACCAGAGTTTGCATCACTAGTGAACCATGAAAAAATTACGATGGAGTTCAATGCTGAAGTGGAAGAAATTTCTGACCACCACATTACGTATCACGTTGATGAGGAAAAAAAGCAAATAGATAATGATTTTGTTTTTGCGATGACTGGTTACCAACCAAATCATCCATTCCTGGAAAAAGCAGGTATTTCGATTGAAACAGATACAGGCAAACCCGTGTATCATACGTCTACTATGGAAACAAATGTGGAAAATATTTATATTGCGGGTGTTATTGCTGCTGGATTTGACAACAATGGCATCTTCATTGAAAATGGTCGCTTTCATGGAGGATTAATAGCGAAATCAATTGAGGAAAAAGAAAAGAGAAAATAA
- a CDS encoding RNA polymerase sigma factor SigX produces the protein MMKTTFEDLYEKYHQDLFQYIFYLVKDKTQAEDLIQEVYIKVLSAYSGFNGDSAEKTWLFSIARHTTFDYFRKLKRKRMKIQDFFNWEEDGEKLTSTMQEPEDSIIHNDEMHQVYHCLDQCTVDQKQVVILRYIQEFSIKETAEILKWSTSKVKTTQHRALKVLQSCMMTSSDKEDVNHE, from the coding sequence ATGATGAAGACCACATTTGAGGATCTTTATGAAAAATACCATCAAGATCTCTTCCAATATATCTTCTATCTGGTTAAGGATAAAACACAAGCGGAAGATCTTATTCAAGAAGTTTATATTAAAGTGCTCAGTGCCTATTCCGGTTTTAACGGGGACAGTGCCGAAAAAACGTGGCTTTTCTCCATTGCCAGACATACAACCTTTGATTATTTTCGAAAGTTGAAGCGGAAACGCATGAAGATACAGGATTTTTTTAATTGGGAAGAGGATGGTGAAAAGTTAACATCAACCATGCAGGAACCAGAAGATTCTATTATTCATAATGATGAAATGCATCAAGTCTATCATTGTTTGGATCAATGTACCGTGGACCAGAAGCAGGTCGTTATTCTTCGGTACATACAGGAATTCTCTATTAAAGAAACAGCTGAAATATTAAAGTGGTCTACCAGTAAAGTGAAAACAACACAACATCGTGCATTAAAAGTATTGCAATCCTGCATGATGACATCTAGTGATAAGGAGGATGTTAATCATGAATAA
- a CDS encoding DUF4430 domain-containing protein, producing the protein MKQFKQLLMITILALMMTACANTGGDEAEGEINVSLTITDQITDKIISEESYTVTAGTTLEDLLQDHYEVEVTDDGFLTSIDGHEQDMEKNEYWTYEANGEMVSKGIADYEVQDEDDITVDLQVIE; encoded by the coding sequence GTGAAACAATTTAAACAACTATTAATGATCACCATACTAGCGCTGATGATGACAGCATGTGCTAATACGGGAGGCGATGAAGCAGAAGGAGAAATTAATGTTTCGCTAACGATTACGGATCAAATTACGGATAAGATAATTAGTGAAGAATCTTACACGGTAACAGCTGGTACAACGTTAGAAGACCTCCTGCAGGATCATTATGAAGTAGAAGTGACAGATGATGGCTTTTTAACTTCCATTGATGGACATGAACAAGATATGGAAAAAAATGAGTATTGGACGTATGAAGCAAACGGAGAAATGGTAAGTAAAGGTATTGCAGATTACGAAGTACAGGATGAAGATGATATTACCGTTGATCTTCAAGTAATTGAGTGA
- a CDS encoding spore coat associated protein CotJA, whose product MSFTTTKCYSPYVSKFDPCKPIKTKCYSTPPNLYIGFQPKNAEQFPTARDALFAGTLWPCLYDDYPPRKERSDT is encoded by the coding sequence GTGTCATTTACAACAACAAAATGCTATTCGCCGTATGTAAGCAAGTTCGATCCTTGTAAGCCAATTAAAACAAAATGTTATTCTACGCCGCCGAATTTATATATCGGATTCCAACCGAAAAATGCAGAGCAATTCCCAACAGCAAGAGATGCACTTTTTGCCGGAACGCTGTGGCCTTGTTTGTATGATGATTATCCGCCAAGAAAGGAGCGTAGTGATACATGA
- a CDS encoding LysM peptidoglycan-binding domain-containing protein has protein sequence MHDEHVTEDQAASLRDRVERQQEHENDRLPPRSEVHKNKKQTSKWKISFPLIRFMVILFIAIIVLLWTMRYWGEEYLSKAVQEEVDHGVEEVTVKSRSSSGNEQLYQEADIVTHVVRKMDSLFSISEQYYGTSEYVDLIIEANEIEKRTLIVGQEITIPDIERIRQ, from the coding sequence ATGCACGATGAACATGTCACTGAAGACCAGGCTGCATCACTAAGGGACCGGGTAGAACGTCAGCAAGAACACGAAAACGATAGGCTGCCACCCAGAAGTGAGGTCCACAAAAATAAAAAACAAACATCAAAATGGAAAATCTCCTTTCCTTTAATTCGTTTTATGGTTATTTTATTTATTGCAATCATTGTTTTACTATGGACGATGCGATACTGGGGAGAGGAATATTTATCGAAAGCCGTACAAGAAGAGGTAGATCATGGGGTTGAAGAAGTAACGGTAAAAAGCAGATCGTCATCTGGTAATGAACAGCTATACCAAGAAGCTGACATAGTTACACATGTTGTCAGAAAGATGGACAGTTTATTTTCTATTTCTGAACAATATTACGGTACGAGCGAATATGTTGATTTAATTATCGAAGCGAATGAGATTGAAAAACGTACATTGATTGTAGGTCAAGAAATTACAATACCCGATATAGAAAGAATTCGACAGTAA
- a CDS encoding helix-turn-helix domain-containing protein, producing MFEFILLDCMLKLNGERTVYNVYHLLTAKKSTQTIQDSNIFGLTTYFGIYKSLTRKLFDEEVKRLEEAECIEVEAKDTVLLTDKGITLHKQLKHHYSPLITLNGIENEQHADKLFQHLILCVQTITHLHMQERRFIPIVDDIATQRFVKSVWHQNQANGTQRLLDQLFKDLYQLLQFFPKDHAAIFVDSLSTDQRIGLSRYQLAEKYQLTIHDISVIQMNVIHKLCNMIVENDSTPLMKQLFPVSMKQLLVSDSANQTLYYVKKGLSISEISSVRHLKENTIKDHLIEIAYSAKEFQWQHYVNHDDYQLIRSVIHHTNSKKLKDLKVQLPATINYFQIKLVLAMEQQGERGNSGV from the coding sequence ATGTTTGAATTTATATTGCTGGATTGTATGTTAAAACTAAATGGTGAACGAACGGTGTATAATGTATATCATTTATTGACCGCCAAAAAGTCAACACAAACAATTCAGGACAGTAATATTTTTGGTTTGACTACTTATTTTGGAATATATAAATCACTAACGAGGAAACTGTTTGATGAAGAGGTCAAACGGTTAGAAGAAGCGGAATGTATTGAAGTGGAAGCCAAAGATACGGTATTACTTACAGACAAAGGAATAACGTTACATAAGCAACTAAAGCATCATTACTCTCCACTAATTACATTAAATGGAATAGAAAACGAACAGCATGCGGACAAGTTATTCCAACATCTAATTTTATGCGTTCAGACAATTACTCATCTGCACATGCAAGAACGAAGGTTTATACCAATAGTTGACGATATAGCCACACAGCGGTTTGTGAAGTCAGTCTGGCATCAAAATCAAGCTAATGGAACTCAAAGGTTGTTAGATCAGCTTTTTAAAGATTTGTATCAATTATTACAATTTTTCCCTAAGGATCATGCTGCTATCTTTGTAGATAGTCTGTCAACTGATCAAAGAATAGGGTTAAGTAGATATCAGTTAGCGGAAAAGTATCAACTGACTATCCACGATATATCGGTTATTCAAATGAATGTCATCCATAAATTATGCAATATGATCGTCGAAAACGATAGTACTCCATTAATGAAACAGCTTTTTCCTGTAAGTATGAAACAGCTCTTAGTCAGTGATTCAGCTAATCAAACGTTGTATTATGTAAAAAAAGGTCTATCTATTTCTGAGATATCAAGTGTCAGGCATTTGAAAGAAAACACTATTAAAGATCACCTTATCGAAATAGCTTATTCAGCAAAGGAATTTCAATGGCAGCATTATGTAAATCATGACGACTATCAACTGATACGGTCCGTTATCCATCATACAAATTCCAAAAAGCTAAAAGACTTAAAAGTACAATTGCCTGCTACTATCAATTATTTTCAAATAAAACTCGTTCTAGCTATGGAGCAACAAGGGGAAAGGGGGAATAGCGGTGTCTGA
- a CDS encoding manganese catalase family protein, producing MWYYEKKLQYPVKVSKCNPMLAKYLTEQYGGADGELSAALRYLNQRYTIPDKVVGLLNDIGTEEFAHLEMIATMIYKLTKDATPEELEAAGLGAHFVNHDHALYYQNAAGSPWTATYIQAKGDPIADLYEDIAAEEKARATYQWIIDISDDPFINDSLKFLREREIVHSQRFHEAVEILKEERDRKKIF from the coding sequence ATGTGGTATTACGAGAAGAAATTACAATATCCAGTAAAAGTTAGTAAGTGTAATCCCATGCTAGCTAAATATTTAACAGAACAATATGGTGGTGCTGACGGTGAATTGTCTGCTGCATTACGCTATTTAAATCAACGATACACGATTCCAGACAAGGTAGTAGGTCTGTTAAATGATATTGGTACCGAAGAATTTGCCCATCTTGAAATGATTGCTACCATGATTTATAAACTGACAAAAGACGCTACACCAGAAGAATTAGAGGCTGCTGGGCTGGGTGCGCATTTCGTCAATCATGATCATGCTCTCTATTACCAAAATGCTGCTGGATCGCCATGGACCGCAACTTATATCCAGGCAAAAGGAGACCCAATAGCCGATTTATATGAAGATATAGCGGCTGAAGAAAAGGCGCGTGCCACTTACCAATGGATTATTGATATTTCAGATGACCCATTTATTAATGATTCCTTGAAGTTTTTACGCGAGCGGGAAATTGTCCATTCGCAACGATTCCATGAAGCTGTGGAAATTTTGAAAGAAGAACGAGATCGAAAAAAAATATTTTAA
- a CDS encoding asparaginase, with protein sequence MKKTLVIHTGGTISMKENPDGSVVETDSHPLSSEDLLKSHSIEEENVFHLPSPHVTPAHMLTLANYMKEKVSSGKYAGIVVTHGTDTLEETAYFVDLCVNTAIPIVFTGAMRSSNELGSDGLYNLICAIRVASHRKSIQRGVLVVMNDEIHTAQYVTKTSTSNVATFQSPQFGPVGMVTKQDVYYYQKTYHEEIFDISALSKNVLLLKAYAGMPKELIEMMDPAKTDGLIIEALGQGNVPPSIVPAIQHLLQHNVTVLLVSRCYKGIVQPTYQYEGGGRTLLDEGVIFANHLNGPKARLKLMLLLENDASHQEMINAFKD encoded by the coding sequence ATGAAAAAAACATTAGTAATTCATACAGGTGGCACAATCTCTATGAAAGAAAATCCCGATGGCAGTGTCGTAGAAACCGATTCACACCCGCTTTCCAGTGAAGATTTATTAAAATCACATTCCATCGAGGAGGAGAATGTCTTTCATCTGCCATCACCGCATGTTACACCAGCACATATGCTGACTTTAGCCAACTATATGAAAGAAAAAGTAAGTAGTGGTAAGTATGCAGGAATTGTTGTCACACATGGAACCGATACTTTGGAAGAAACAGCCTACTTTGTTGATCTTTGTGTCAACACTGCGATTCCAATTGTTTTTACTGGTGCGATGAGATCAAGCAATGAGCTCGGATCTGATGGCTTATATAATTTAATATGTGCTATACGTGTCGCATCACACCGTAAATCCATACAACGCGGTGTGCTTGTAGTTATGAATGACGAGATACATACTGCACAATATGTAACAAAGACATCCACCAGTAACGTAGCGACGTTCCAGAGTCCTCAGTTTGGTCCTGTCGGGATGGTAACGAAACAAGATGTCTATTATTATCAGAAGACGTATCACGAAGAAATTTTTGATATTTCAGCTTTAAGTAAAAATGTACTGTTACTGAAAGCATATGCTGGCATGCCCAAAGAATTAATCGAAATGATGGATCCTGCTAAGACGGATGGACTAATTATTGAAGCTTTAGGGCAAGGTAATGTGCCGCCATCGATAGTCCCTGCTATCCAGCATTTATTACAGCATAATGTAACAGTACTGCTGGTTTCCAGATGTTATAAAGGCATCGTACAACCAACCTATCAATACGAAGGTGGTGGACGTACTTTACTTGACGAGGGAGTTATTTTTGCTAATCATTTAAATGGCCCCAAAGCCAGGCTCAAGCTGATGCTGCTACTTGAGAATGATGCATCACATCAAGAAATGATCAATGCATTTAAAGACTAA
- a CDS encoding ferredoxin, translating into MPYFTWINKETCIACGVCGASAPALFDYDEEGIAFGLRDDNKGDAEVPSNLIEDLLDAHEGCPTESVRVYENKQK; encoded by the coding sequence ATGCCATATTTTACGTGGATAAATAAAGAAACCTGTATTGCTTGTGGAGTTTGTGGAGCATCTGCTCCTGCATTGTTTGACTATGATGAGGAAGGAATCGCATTTGGTCTCAGGGATGATAACAAAGGCGATGCAGAAGTTCCGTCTAATCTCATTGAAGATTTACTTGATGCCCATGAAGGCTGCCCAACCGAGTCAGTAAGAGTATACGAGAACAAGCAAAAGTAA
- the sleB gene encoding spore cortex-lytic enzyme → MKNKILICLFILTIGSFGFINSEKDQLDAFTNQVIQQGSTGDDVIELQARLQYLAFYNGKIDGVFGWGTYWALRNFQYEFGMEIDGLAGATTKQKLVDASEFDRNYVYEQLRQGNDFTHYGSVDNDKQTKPNNNNTSSGSGSSGGTGGGDGGSGDSGGTGGGTSGSEGSADQQQDANETTDEDLEPSAVNMPQGFSQNDIQIMANAVYGEARGEPYEGQVAVASVILNRVESPSFPNTVSGVIFEPRAFTAVSDGQIWLTPNEQAKKAVLDAINGWDPTGEAIYYFNPDTATSAWIWSRPQIKRIGKHVFCM, encoded by the coding sequence ATGAAAAATAAAATACTAATATGTCTTTTCATACTTACCATTGGTTCGTTTGGTTTCATTAATTCAGAGAAAGATCAACTGGATGCTTTTACGAACCAAGTCATTCAACAAGGCTCAACAGGTGACGACGTAATTGAACTACAGGCAAGACTACAATATTTAGCTTTTTATAATGGCAAAATTGATGGTGTATTTGGTTGGGGTACGTACTGGGCACTACGAAATTTTCAATATGAATTCGGAATGGAAATTGATGGTCTAGCAGGTGCAACTACTAAACAAAAATTAGTGGATGCAAGTGAATTTGACAGAAACTATGTCTATGAACAACTCAGACAGGGAAATGATTTCACTCATTATGGCAGTGTCGATAATGATAAACAGACCAAACCTAATAATAACAATACGTCATCAGGTTCTGGAAGCTCTGGTGGTACTGGTGGAGGAGATGGTGGATCTGGTGATTCAGGTGGCACTGGGGGAGGAACTAGTGGCTCTGAAGGGTCTGCTGATCAACAACAGGATGCGAATGAAACGACTGATGAAGACCTTGAGCCGAGTGCAGTCAATATGCCCCAAGGATTTTCCCAGAATGATATTCAAATCATGGCGAACGCTGTTTATGGTGAAGCAAGAGGAGAACCGTATGAAGGTCAGGTTGCAGTTGCTTCCGTTATACTAAATCGTGTGGAAAGTCCAAGTTTCCCTAACACGGTTTCAGGTGTGATTTTTGAACCAAGAGCATTTACGGCTGTAAGTGACGGACAAATATGGCTAACGCCTAATGAACAAGCAAAAAAAGCGGTCCTTGATGCCATTAACGGATGGGATCCAACAGGTGAAGCAATCTACTACTTTAATCCGGACACTGCGACTTCAGCTTGGATCTGGTCAAGACCACAAATAAAACGTATTGGAAAACACGTATTCTGCATGTAA
- a CDS encoding spore coat protein CotJB, with amino-acid sequence MTEPRPMPDSYYQQLEQIQAIDFVLVELTLYLDTHPDDVDAINQFNQAAFQSRQLKNKFEEEFGPLMQYGQSYSGYPWNWKEAPWPWQV; translated from the coding sequence ATGACCGAACCCCGACCAATGCCTGACAGCTATTATCAACAATTAGAACAGATTCAGGCGATTGATTTTGTCCTGGTGGAATTAACCCTGTATCTGGACACCCACCCTGATGACGTTGATGCGATTAATCAATTTAATCAAGCGGCTTTTCAGAGTCGACAATTAAAGAATAAGTTCGAAGAAGAATTTGGTCCGTTAATGCAATACGGTCAAAGCTATTCCGGTTATCCATGGAATTGGAAAGAAGCACCTTGGCCATGGCAAGTATAA
- a CDS encoding CPBP family intramembrane glutamic endopeptidase, translated as MKNSQAQLIRRLSSKQLKQQVWLSQGILLILAIGLTFIFFKGFDPFLELFSWSWFQIFFYSLFSAIIIVGIDIVTMYIFPKRWWDDGGINEKIFNQGSYIEIIVLCFCIALVEEWLFRGILQTQFGLWIASIIFAFVHTRYLSKPFLFIAVVMLSFWIGLVYQWTGNLTTVIALHFLVDLFLALLIRTGRFQHAR; from the coding sequence ATGAAAAACAGTCAAGCACAACTGATTAGAAGACTCTCGAGTAAGCAATTGAAACAGCAAGTTTGGTTATCGCAGGGGATTTTACTAATACTTGCCATTGGATTAACATTTATCTTTTTCAAAGGATTTGATCCATTTTTGGAGCTGTTTTCTTGGTCGTGGTTTCAAATTTTCTTCTATAGTCTGTTTTCTGCCATAATTATTGTGGGTATAGATATAGTAACGATGTATATTTTTCCAAAAAGATGGTGGGATGATGGGGGAATTAACGAAAAAATATTTAATCAAGGTTCCTACATCGAAATTATTGTTCTTTGTTTCTGTATAGCCTTGGTAGAAGAATGGTTATTTCGTGGAATTCTACAAACCCAATTTGGACTATGGATAGCAAGTATTATCTTTGCATTTGTTCACACTAGATATTTATCGAAACCTTTTTTATTTATTGCTGTCGTCATGTTAAGTTTTTGGATTGGGCTTGTTTATCAGTGGACAGGCAACTTAACGACCGTTATCGCATTACATTTTTTGGTCGATTTATTTTTAGCACTGTTAATTCGGACAGGGAGGTTTCAGCATGCACGATGA
- a CDS encoding ECF transporter S component, with protein MNTYKLTLISLLAAVCVVGRISFQFLPNVQPVTAVIIVAGASLGVVPALFIAIVSAYVTNLFMGMGIWTVWQIVAWSVIGLIAGLIGRYTPSKYHLVTLTGFSVLAAFLYGLILNLGTFTFSGSFLAYQLASLPFDLMHAIGNVFFMLILYPVLRKVFQQNIEKIEQ; from the coding sequence TTGAATACTTATAAATTAACACTAATTTCCTTATTGGCAGCTGTTTGTGTCGTGGGTAGAATTAGTTTTCAGTTCTTGCCGAATGTTCAGCCGGTTACCGCAGTTATTATTGTGGCAGGTGCATCGCTTGGTGTGGTTCCTGCCCTTTTTATCGCCATTGTTTCGGCTTATGTAACAAATTTGTTTATGGGAATGGGTATTTGGACGGTCTGGCAGATAGTCGCTTGGTCTGTTATTGGTTTAATAGCAGGATTGATCGGAAGATATACGCCATCCAAATACCATTTGGTGACACTGACAGGATTTAGTGTTCTAGCAGCTTTTCTTTATGGCTTGATTCTGAACTTAGGTACCTTCACATTCTCTGGCAGCTTTCTGGCCTACCAACTGGCAAGTTTACCATTTGATTTAATGCATGCGATTGGTAATGTTTTTTTTATGTTAATTTTATACCCCGTATTAAGGAAAGTTTTTCAGCAAAATATAGAAAAAATAGAGCAATGA
- the prsW gene encoding glutamic-type intramembrane protease PrsW, with amino-acid sequence MFALISVSIAPAFALMSFFYLKDKYELEPVYAILRTFIYGALLVFPIMFIQYAFQEEGIGQTPFFQSYLIYGLFEEFFKWFIFMFTTYKYSKFDTVYDGIVYGTAISLGFATVENILYLFAHGIEFAIGRALFPVSSHALFGVIMGYYLGRAKFAKRYTPILILIAFLIPAFLHGTYDFILETIQKRWIYGLMPFMVLLWLLGLRKVKIANEITQHQIN; translated from the coding sequence ATGTTTGCTCTTATTTCCGTTTCAATTGCACCGGCTTTTGCATTAATGTCGTTTTTTTATTTAAAAGATAAATACGAATTAGAACCGGTTTATGCAATTTTAAGAACATTTATATATGGAGCACTATTAGTATTTCCAATTATGTTTATTCAATATGCATTTCAGGAAGAAGGAATAGGGCAAACGCCTTTCTTTCAATCCTATTTAATATACGGCTTATTTGAAGAATTTTTCAAATGGTTTATTTTCATGTTTACTACGTATAAATATTCAAAGTTTGATACCGTTTATGACGGTATTGTCTATGGTACAGCGATTAGTTTAGGTTTTGCAACGGTAGAAAATATATTATATCTGTTTGCACACGGAATTGAATTTGCTATTGGCCGTGCCTTATTTCCAGTATCATCCCATGCTTTGTTTGGTGTAATCATGGGTTATTATCTAGGAAGAGCGAAGTTTGCAAAGCGTTATACACCTATACTCATATTAATAGCATTTCTGATTCCAGCATTTCTCCATGGCACATACGATTTCATCTTAGAAACGATTCAGAAACGATGGATTTACGGTTTAATGCCATTTATGGTATTGCTTTGGCTGTTAGGACTCAGAAAAGTAAAAATTGCAAATGAAATAACGCAACACCAGATAAATTGA